A region from the Oceanidesulfovibrio marinus genome encodes:
- the wrbA gene encoding NAD(P)H:quinone oxidoreductase: MKAYIVYYSMYGHIHAMANTAAAAVREMDGWTAELRRVPETLPDEVLEKMGALEAKKLMADVVTARPEDLEDADAIIFGTPTRFGNMPAQMKAFIDHLSGLWTRHALVGKPVTVFASSNTQHGGQESTILTFHVPLLHLGMVIVGLPYSFAGQQGVTEITGCSPYGASTIAGPDGSRMPSQNEMAGVTFQTKHLLEIATKLAR, encoded by the coding sequence ATGAAAGCGTATATTGTCTACTACTCCATGTATGGACACATCCACGCCATGGCCAACACAGCCGCGGCCGCCGTTCGGGAAATGGACGGCTGGACCGCGGAGCTGCGGCGCGTCCCCGAAACTCTGCCGGATGAAGTGCTGGAAAAGATGGGCGCTTTGGAGGCCAAGAAGCTGATGGCCGATGTGGTCACGGCCCGGCCGGAAGATCTGGAGGACGCGGACGCCATCATCTTCGGCACGCCCACGCGGTTCGGCAACATGCCCGCGCAGATGAAGGCCTTTATCGACCACCTCAGCGGGCTGTGGACCAGGCATGCGCTGGTGGGCAAACCGGTCACGGTGTTCGCCTCCTCCAACACGCAGCACGGCGGGCAGGAGTCCACCATCCTCACTTTCCATGTGCCGCTGCTCCACCTGGGCATGGTGATTGTGGGCCTGCCATACTCCTTTGCCGGGCAGCAAGGTGTAACCGAGATTACGGGCTGCTCGCCCTACGGGGCATCCACCATCGCCGGGCCGGACGGCTCGCGCATGCCCTCACAGAACGAGATGGCCGGCGTGACGTTCCAGACAAAGCATCTGCTGGAGATAGCCACCAAGCTAGCCAGGTAG
- a CDS encoding DUF3124 domain-containing protein — MSFHRNHPAFYCLITLAAAAAFLVLTAVGSMAEERSLSSGQTVYVPAYSHIYQGSLNRPFNLTVLLSIRNVSPIEPIIITSVEYYDDSGDLVRAMDELPVVVPPMATKEYLVAESDDTGGSGANFVVAWEAQRPVPAAHLESVMISTRSSQGISFRCPGVVIKERSK; from the coding sequence ATGAGCTTCCATCGCAATCATCCGGCGTTCTATTGTCTCATAACATTGGCGGCTGCCGCGGCGTTTCTCGTGCTCACCGCGGTTGGTAGCATGGCCGAGGAGCGCAGCCTTTCGAGCGGCCAGACCGTCTATGTACCGGCGTACTCGCATATCTACCAGGGCTCCCTGAACCGCCCGTTCAACCTCACGGTGCTTCTGTCCATCCGCAATGTCTCGCCCATCGAGCCCATAATCATCACCAGCGTGGAGTACTATGACGATTCCGGTGACCTGGTGCGAGCCATGGATGAGCTGCCGGTGGTGGTGCCGCCCATGGCCACGAAGGAGTACCTCGTGGCGGAGAGCGACGATACGGGCGGCTCCGGCGCGAACTTCGTGGTGGCCTGGGAGGCCCAGAGGCCAGTTCCTGCGGCGCATCTGGAGTCGGTGATGATCTCCACGCGTTCGTCTCAGGGCATATCGTTCCGCTGCCCGGGCGTGGTCATCAAGGAACGGAGCAAGTGA
- the hydA gene encoding dihydropyrimidinase produces the protein MSFDCVIRSGTCITASDTFRADVGIRNGKIAAIGTDLSGTRVIDAAGKYVMPGAVDTHTHLDMPFGGTVAKDDFETGTIAAAFGGTTAVVDFCIQSRGQSLQQAADTWHAKAEGKAVVDYGFHIAITDMTDAVLAEMKTMIHAGYPSFKVFMVYDFRVSDTVLMQALTQAGEHGGLVCVHAENNDVVTSLIHKHLSEGKTAPRYHALSRPPLAEAEATGRACKLAQITGGPLFVVHLTCKAALQEVKRARRAGASVMAETCPQYLLLSQDNYEEPGFDGAKYVMSPPLRPKENQAPLWQGLASGDLVSVATDHCPFDFHGQKDMGADDFSRIPNGAPGIEPRLALMHEFGVNAGRFALNKLVALCSTNPAKAFGLYPHKGSLAIGADADIVVFDPDKNVTLSTSVLHENVDYTPYEGVQVTGWPVATLSRGEVVCMDGRLEAKPGRGQFIRRGAPSFL, from the coding sequence ATGAGCTTCGACTGCGTCATACGCAGCGGCACCTGCATCACAGCCTCCGATACCTTCCGCGCCGATGTCGGCATTCGGAATGGGAAAATCGCGGCTATCGGCACGGACCTTTCCGGCACGCGCGTCATCGACGCCGCCGGAAAGTACGTCATGCCCGGCGCCGTGGATACCCACACCCACCTCGACATGCCTTTTGGCGGCACTGTCGCCAAGGACGACTTCGAAACCGGCACCATCGCCGCCGCATTTGGCGGCACCACCGCCGTCGTGGACTTCTGCATCCAGTCCAGGGGCCAGTCCCTGCAGCAGGCGGCCGATACCTGGCACGCCAAGGCCGAGGGCAAGGCCGTGGTGGACTACGGCTTCCACATCGCCATCACGGACATGACCGACGCCGTGCTCGCCGAGATGAAGACCATGATCCACGCCGGATACCCGAGCTTCAAGGTCTTCATGGTCTACGACTTCCGCGTCTCCGACACCGTGCTCATGCAGGCCCTGACCCAGGCCGGGGAGCACGGCGGTCTGGTGTGCGTGCACGCCGAGAACAACGATGTCGTAACCTCCCTTATCCATAAACATCTTTCAGAAGGCAAGACCGCGCCGCGTTATCATGCCCTGTCCAGACCGCCGCTGGCAGAAGCCGAGGCCACGGGACGGGCGTGCAAGCTGGCGCAGATCACCGGCGGCCCGCTCTTTGTGGTCCATCTGACCTGCAAGGCTGCGCTCCAGGAGGTAAAGCGCGCCCGCCGCGCCGGCGCATCCGTCATGGCCGAGACCTGCCCGCAGTACCTGCTGCTCTCGCAGGACAACTACGAGGAGCCTGGCTTTGATGGCGCGAAATACGTGATGAGCCCGCCGCTGCGGCCAAAGGAGAACCAGGCTCCTCTGTGGCAGGGCCTTGCCAGCGGCGATCTGGTCAGCGTTGCCACAGACCACTGCCCCTTCGACTTCCACGGGCAGAAGGACATGGGCGCGGACGATTTCTCCAGAATTCCCAATGGTGCGCCAGGCATCGAGCCGCGTCTGGCCCTGATGCACGAGTTCGGCGTCAACGCCGGCCGGTTCGCCCTGAACAAGCTCGTGGCGCTCTGCTCCACCAACCCGGCCAAGGCCTTCGGGCTCTACCCGCACAAGGGCTCCCTGGCCATCGGCGCGGACGCGGACATCGTGGTGTTCGATCCCGACAAAAATGTAACCCTCTCCACTTCCGTGCTCCATGAGAACGTGGACTACACCCCGTACGAGGGCGTACAGGTCACGGGCTGGCCTGTAGCCACCCTCTCCCGCGGGGAGGTGGTCTGCATGGACGGCAGGCTGGAGGCGAAACCAGGGCGCGGCCAGTTCATCAGACGCGGCGCGCCCAGTTTTCTATAA
- a CDS encoding YgeY family selenium metabolism-linked hydrolase: MYDILNTMAHDVRDDVIRFAQQLVQTPSISGQEEALAQLTVKTMNELGYDEVFVDDMGNVVGIVKGEGSGPNVMYNSHMDHVSPGEESNWEYPPYGGVVDGGYIHGRAASDVKCGMASQIYAGHLIKKSGIKLQGDFIYTGVVQEEPAEMFGMRWLMDRTFKERGITFDVMISSEATSMDLYLGHRGRAELEVTTYGRTSHGSAPWLGVNAVYKMMPVIEAVQKIAETLPEDDFLGRATIALTIIGCSPGALSIIPDKCMVSLDRRLVRGEEREDFIGPIQEIIDDLAANDPDFKAEVALRTVEETSYRGVSDMCEKYMHAWAIEKDHPMVEKCVLALNAIGQKPGFGRWDFGTDASYVTGVLGIPSIGYSPMEEHYAHTPKDRCSIENIIKATAGNAAIAYAIAG, from the coding sequence ATGTACGATATTCTGAACACCATGGCCCACGACGTGCGCGACGATGTGATCCGATTCGCGCAGCAGCTCGTCCAGACCCCTTCCATCTCCGGACAGGAGGAGGCGCTGGCCCAGCTCACCGTAAAGACCATGAACGAGCTCGGCTACGATGAAGTATTCGTGGACGACATGGGCAACGTGGTCGGCATTGTGAAAGGCGAGGGCTCCGGCCCCAACGTGATGTACAACTCCCACATGGACCACGTCTCTCCGGGCGAGGAGTCCAACTGGGAGTACCCGCCCTACGGCGGTGTGGTGGATGGCGGCTATATCCACGGCCGCGCGGCCAGCGACGTGAAGTGCGGCATGGCCTCGCAGATTTACGCCGGCCACCTGATCAAGAAGTCCGGCATCAAGCTCCAGGGCGACTTCATCTACACAGGCGTGGTGCAGGAAGAGCCGGCCGAGATGTTCGGCATGCGCTGGCTCATGGACAGAACCTTCAAGGAGCGCGGCATCACCTTCGATGTGATGATCTCCTCCGAGGCCACGTCCATGGACCTCTACCTGGGCCACCGCGGACGCGCCGAGCTGGAGGTGACCACCTACGGCCGCACCAGCCACGGCTCCGCTCCCTGGCTGGGCGTCAACGCCGTGTACAAGATGATGCCCGTCATCGAGGCAGTGCAGAAGATCGCCGAAACCCTGCCCGAGGACGACTTCCTGGGCCGAGCCACCATCGCCCTCACCATCATAGGCTGCTCGCCGGGCGCGCTCTCCATCATTCCGGACAAGTGCATGGTCAGCCTGGACCGCCGGCTGGTGCGCGGGGAGGAGCGCGAGGACTTCATCGGCCCCATCCAGGAGATCATTGACGACCTCGCCGCCAATGACCCGGACTTCAAGGCCGAGGTGGCCCTGCGCACCGTGGAGGAGACCTCCTACCGCGGCGTTTCCGACATGTGCGAGAAGTACATGCACGCCTGGGCCATCGAGAAGGACCACCCCATGGTGGAGAAATGCGTACTCGCGCTCAACGCCATCGGACAGAAACCGGGCTTCGGGCGCTGGGATTTCGGCACGGACGCCAGCTACGTCACCGGCGTGCTGGGCATTCCTTCCATCGGCTACTCGCCCATGGAAGAGCACTACGCGCATACGCCCAAGGACCGCTGCTCCATCGAGAACATCATCAAGGCGACAGCCGGCAACGCAGCCATCGCCTACGCCATTGCTGGCTAA
- a CDS encoding aminotransferase class III-fold pyridoxal phosphate-dependent enzyme — protein sequence MDQTMQEAYDLDRQYVLHSWSVQGKLSPKVISKGEGIYFWDGEGNRYADFASQLVNLNLGHNHPKVVEAIKKQADDMCFIGPQFVAPSRSRLAKKIIDLLPDSFGKCFFTVGGADANENAMKIARACTGKQKIITRYRSYHGATYGAISLTGDPRRPPVEPGVPGIVRVFDPYCYRCSFGLTYPECGLRCAESVREVIMYENPDTVAAVFFESVTGSNGIFVPPAGYMERIEAICRELGILLVCDEVMTGFGRTGTMFGFQNFDITPDIVTMAKGVNSGYIPLGVVAVSSKLAKYFDENMLYCGLTYSGHPIACAAALGNLEAMEEDKLVDNSSAMGALFKAELEKLAKKHAYIGDVRGIGLFTCLEMVKDRESREPLTPWNGPAGPMAHVSKALLDNGIAAYIRWNYIFLTPPIIINETELMDAVARIDAALTQAEPAIAQEVP from the coding sequence ATGGACCAAACTATGCAGGAAGCATACGACCTGGACCGACAATACGTGCTCCACTCCTGGTCCGTACAGGGCAAGCTCTCGCCCAAGGTTATCAGCAAAGGCGAGGGCATCTACTTCTGGGACGGCGAGGGCAACCGCTACGCCGACTTCGCCTCCCAGCTCGTAAACCTGAACCTGGGACACAACCACCCCAAGGTCGTCGAGGCCATCAAGAAACAGGCCGACGACATGTGCTTCATCGGGCCGCAGTTCGTGGCCCCGTCGCGCTCCAGGCTAGCCAAGAAAATCATCGACCTTCTGCCCGACTCCTTCGGCAAGTGTTTCTTCACCGTGGGCGGCGCCGATGCCAACGAAAACGCCATGAAGATCGCCCGCGCCTGCACCGGCAAGCAGAAGATCATAACCCGCTACCGCTCCTATCACGGCGCAACCTACGGCGCGATCTCCCTGACCGGCGATCCCCGCCGGCCTCCGGTGGAGCCAGGCGTGCCGGGCATTGTCCGCGTGTTCGATCCCTACTGCTACCGCTGCTCCTTTGGTCTCACGTATCCGGAGTGCGGCCTGCGCTGCGCAGAGAGCGTACGCGAGGTCATCATGTACGAGAACCCGGACACCGTGGCCGCCGTGTTCTTCGAGTCCGTCACCGGCTCCAACGGCATCTTCGTGCCGCCGGCCGGCTACATGGAGCGCATCGAGGCCATCTGCCGCGAGCTGGGCATCCTGCTGGTCTGCGACGAGGTGATGACCGGCTTCGGCCGCACGGGCACGATGTTCGGATTCCAGAACTTCGACATCACGCCGGACATCGTCACCATGGCCAAGGGCGTGAACTCCGGCTACATCCCGCTGGGCGTGGTCGCCGTGTCCAGCAAGCTCGCGAAGTACTTTGACGAGAACATGCTCTACTGCGGGCTCACCTACTCCGGCCACCCCATTGCCTGCGCCGCGGCCCTGGGCAACCTGGAGGCCATGGAAGAGGACAAGCTCGTGGACAACTCCTCGGCCATGGGCGCGCTCTTCAAGGCCGAGCTGGAGAAGCTCGCCAAGAAGCACGCGTACATCGGCGATGTCCGCGGCATCGGCCTGTTCACCTGTCTGGAGATGGTCAAGGACCGCGAGAGCCGCGAGCCTCTGACGCCGTGGAACGGTCCGGCCGGCCCCATGGCCCACGTCTCCAAGGCCCTGCTGGACAACGGCATCGCCGCCTATATCCGCTGGAACTACATTTTCCTCACGCCCCCCATCATCATTAATGAAACCGAGCTGATGGACGCCGTGGCGCGCATCGACGCGGCCCTTACCCAGGCCGAGCCCGCCATCGCCCAGGAGGTTCCATGA
- a CDS encoding iron-containing alcohol dehydrogenase family protein has product MMSGFIFQIPPRIVFGPGYVQKVGEEAKRFGSTAMVVTGRTATTRSGALDAVVASLEAAGLAVVKFAEVESDPSVAIVEKGAALAREKGVDVLVALGGGSPMDAAKGMAILMTNEGSIAKYEKEQPANAGAPIIAVPTTAGTASEITRFTVITDPEARIKMLITFPGIIPRVAVLDPELTVSMPPAITAATGMDALTHAMEAYISLRGNALTAVQALEAIELIGDNLVRAVMNGADMEARQNMLLGQMLAGFAFSNASVALVHSMSRPLGAHFGIPHGTANAMLLPPVMAFNRPACTDKMARVAMALGEPVEGLSLREASLVAVEALDALFMETGLPRRLSKFGVTESSIPALAKDALASGSTANNPRVPTQDEIEGIYASIL; this is encoded by the coding sequence ATGATGTCCGGATTCATCTTCCAGATTCCGCCGCGCATCGTCTTTGGCCCCGGCTATGTGCAGAAAGTAGGCGAAGAGGCCAAGCGCTTCGGCTCCACGGCCATGGTCGTCACTGGCCGCACCGCCACCACCCGCTCCGGCGCGCTGGACGCCGTGGTCGCCTCGCTGGAGGCCGCCGGCCTGGCCGTGGTGAAGTTCGCCGAGGTGGAGTCCGACCCCAGTGTGGCCATTGTGGAGAAGGGCGCGGCTCTGGCCAGGGAAAAAGGCGTGGACGTGCTCGTGGCCCTGGGCGGCGGCAGCCCCATGGACGCGGCCAAGGGCATGGCCATCCTCATGACCAACGAAGGGTCGATTGCAAAGTACGAAAAGGAGCAGCCCGCCAACGCCGGCGCGCCCATCATCGCCGTGCCCACCACGGCCGGCACGGCCAGCGAAATTACCCGCTTCACGGTCATCACCGACCCCGAGGCCAGGATCAAGATGCTCATCACCTTTCCGGGCATCATCCCCAGGGTGGCGGTGCTCGATCCGGAGCTCACCGTCTCCATGCCGCCGGCCATCACTGCGGCCACTGGCATGGACGCCCTGACCCACGCCATGGAGGCCTACATCTCCCTCCGGGGCAACGCGCTTACCGCCGTGCAGGCCCTGGAGGCCATCGAGCTCATCGGCGACAACCTGGTGCGCGCCGTGATGAACGGCGCCGACATGGAGGCGCGCCAGAACATGCTGCTGGGCCAGATGCTCGCCGGCTTCGCCTTCAGCAACGCGTCCGTGGCCCTGGTCCACTCCATGAGCCGGCCCCTGGGCGCGCATTTCGGCATCCCCCACGGCACGGCCAACGCCATGCTGCTGCCCCCGGTCATGGCCTTCAACAGGCCGGCCTGCACGGACAAGATGGCCCGCGTGGCCATGGCCCTGGGCGAACCGGTGGAGGGCCTCTCCCTGCGGGAGGCCAGCCTCGTCGCCGTGGAGGCGCTGGACGCGCTGTTCATGGAGACCGGGCTGCCGCGGCGGCTCTCCAAGTTCGGCGTTACGGAATCGTCCATCCCTGCCCTGGCCAAGGACGCCCTGGCCAGCGGCTCCACAGCCAACAACCCGCGCGTGCCCACGCAGGACGAGATCGAGGGCATCTACGCCTCGATCCTTTAG
- the preA gene encoding NAD-dependent dihydropyrimidine dehydrogenase subunit PreA, whose translation MADLHVQFLGHTVPSPFLLASAPPTAFGENIMRAFDAGWGGAVLKTLKPDGMLIEDARPRFAALRDSRNSVYGFENFELLSKRSLSEWAADIAEIKKRYPDNLLIASIMGDSIRSWQEMARRVQDAGCDMIECNFSCPHGMPEIGAGMAVGQVPEIAGEITATVHDICRVPLLVKLTPNVADPRLVCQAVLDAGADGVTAINTVQCLIGVDLDTFRPQPAVDGLSTYGGYSGKAVKPIGLRVVSQAAATMQERSMRPAVSGVGGISTWQDAAEYMLVGSTTVQLCTEVMLKGFGIIDRLASGLSQYLDAKGFASPMDLVGKSLPWLTSHEALAKHAPVTATVDRDRCTACGACATACADSAYGALAMNMDGDAPRLEINRKRCDGCGLCTVVCKTGALTV comes from the coding sequence ATGGCAGATCTCCACGTCCAGTTCCTCGGGCACACGGTCCCCAGCCCGTTCCTGCTCGCCTCCGCGCCGCCCACGGCGTTCGGAGAGAATATCATGCGCGCTTTCGATGCGGGTTGGGGCGGCGCCGTGCTCAAAACGCTCAAGCCGGACGGCATGCTCATCGAGGATGCGCGGCCGCGATTCGCCGCGCTGCGCGACTCCCGCAACTCGGTGTATGGTTTCGAGAACTTCGAGCTCCTCAGCAAGCGCAGCCTTTCCGAGTGGGCGGCCGACATCGCCGAGATCAAGAAGCGCTATCCGGACAATCTGCTTATCGCCTCCATCATGGGCGACTCCATACGCTCCTGGCAGGAGATGGCCCGCCGCGTGCAGGACGCCGGCTGCGACATGATCGAGTGCAACTTCTCCTGCCCCCACGGCATGCCGGAGATAGGCGCAGGCATGGCCGTGGGTCAGGTGCCGGAGATCGCCGGCGAGATCACCGCAACAGTTCACGACATCTGCCGGGTGCCCCTCCTGGTCAAGCTTACGCCCAACGTGGCCGATCCGCGCCTGGTCTGCCAGGCCGTACTGGACGCCGGCGCCGACGGCGTAACCGCCATCAACACGGTGCAGTGCCTCATCGGCGTGGATCTCGACACCTTCCGGCCGCAGCCCGCCGTGGACGGTCTCTCCACCTACGGCGGCTACTCCGGCAAGGCGGTCAAGCCCATTGGCCTGCGCGTGGTCTCCCAGGCCGCCGCGACCATGCAGGAACGTAGCATGCGCCCGGCCGTCTCTGGCGTTGGCGGCATCTCCACCTGGCAGGACGCGGCCGAGTACATGCTTGTGGGCTCCACCACTGTGCAGCTCTGCACCGAGGTCATGCTCAAAGGCTTCGGCATCATCGACCGTCTGGCATCTGGGCTGTCTCAATATTTGGACGCCAAGGGCTTTGCATCCCCCATGGATCTTGTGGGCAAGTCCCTGCCCTGGCTCACCAGCCACGAAGCGCTGGCAAAGCACGCTCCCGTGACCGCTACCGTGGACCGCGACCGGTGCACGGCCTGCGGCGCGTGCGCCACCGCCTGCGCCGACTCCGCCTATGGCGCCCTGGCCATGAACATGGATGGGGACGCGCCCCGTCTCGAAATCAACAGAAAACGCTGCGACGGCTGCGGGCTCTGCACTGTAGTCTGCAAAACCGGCGCTCTCACAGTCTGA
- a CDS encoding cytosine deaminase, whose protein sequence is MDLVIKNARLPGAGTLVDIGVTAGIIQKIAAPESLQAPRVIHAKGGLVSPPFVDPHVHLDAALTAGNPRYNESGTLLEGIRIWGERKQRLDYHDIKSRAYRAVSWMVAQGVLFIRTHADVSEPSLTTVQALTDLRDELRGMVDIQVVAFPQDGIYTHDDGERLMEEAIELGVDVLGCIPHNELTREDGVASVEYVMGLASETGMLVDIHCDETDDDQSRFVETVAAQTIKRGLQGQVTASHATAMHSYNNAYAAKLIGLLARAGVGVITNPFDNSILQARGDSYPKRRGITRVDELLAAGVTVGIGHDSIMDPWYPLGRGSMLQAASLLLHLAQLSGHEQIFDVFRMITDNSAKILNIKEQYGIEEGKPATFIVLNADNEHEAIRLTPECLYVVRDGRVLAQTEPALSTVQLTAGKQLVDFSAPAPSGAGPEAAAEPDTSGE, encoded by the coding sequence ATGGATCTGGTCATCAAAAATGCACGACTGCCAGGCGCCGGCACGCTTGTGGATATCGGCGTCACCGCCGGCATCATACAGAAAATCGCCGCGCCCGAGAGCCTGCAGGCACCGCGGGTGATTCACGCCAAGGGCGGACTCGTCTCACCGCCCTTTGTCGATCCGCACGTGCACCTGGACGCCGCGCTTACCGCCGGGAACCCGCGCTATAACGAATCGGGCACGCTGCTGGAAGGCATCCGCATCTGGGGCGAGCGCAAACAGCGGCTGGACTACCACGACATCAAGAGCCGGGCCTACCGCGCCGTCTCCTGGATGGTGGCCCAGGGCGTGCTCTTCATCCGCACCCACGCCGACGTGAGCGAACCGTCCCTGACCACGGTCCAGGCCCTTACCGACCTGCGCGACGAGCTGCGTGGCATGGTGGACATCCAAGTGGTCGCCTTCCCCCAGGACGGCATCTACACCCACGATGACGGCGAGCGGCTCATGGAAGAGGCCATCGAGCTCGGCGTGGACGTGCTGGGTTGCATCCCCCACAACGAGCTCACCCGCGAGGACGGCGTTGCCTCGGTGGAGTACGTCATGGGCCTGGCCTCCGAGACCGGCATGCTCGTGGATATCCACTGTGACGAGACCGACGACGACCAGTCGCGCTTCGTCGAGACCGTGGCCGCCCAGACCATCAAGCGCGGCCTGCAGGGACAGGTGACGGCCAGCCACGCCACGGCCATGCACTCCTACAACAACGCCTACGCCGCCAAACTCATCGGCCTGCTCGCCCGGGCCGGTGTGGGCGTCATCACCAACCCCTTTGACAACTCCATTCTCCAGGCCCGGGGCGACTCCTACCCCAAGCGCCGGGGCATCACCCGTGTAGACGAGCTCCTCGCCGCCGGCGTCACCGTGGGCATCGGCCACGACTCCATCATGGACCCATGGTACCCCCTGGGCCGCGGCTCCATGCTCCAGGCTGCCTCCTTGCTCCTGCACCTGGCCCAGCTTTCCGGCCATGAGCAAATATTTGACGTGTTCCGGATGATTACTGACAACTCAGCAAAAATACTGAACATCAAAGAGCAGTACGGCATTGAGGAAGGAAAACCCGCTACCTTTATCGTGCTCAACGCGGACAACGAGCACGAGGCCATCCGGCTGACGCCCGAGTGTCTCTACGTGGTGCGCGACGGCCGCGTGCTCGCGCAGACCGAGCCGGCCCTCTCCACGGTGCAGCTCACGGCCGGCAAGCAGCTTGTGGACTTCAGCGCGCCGGCTCCCTCGGGGGCCGGGCCCGAAGCCGCGGCGGAACCGGACACAAGCGGAGAGTGA
- a CDS encoding PaaI family thioesterase, which translates to MRDDLEAFARANAFAQLCGIEVVEARPGHAVTRMTLEDRHRNPFGTASAGAVFMLAETAFGMAINAELAPGGQGVAVNLAISYLRPGVEGVLTATARRSASGGPLASYEVEVRNEEGEVIAHAQAMGFCKRPKS; encoded by the coding sequence ATGCGAGACGATCTGGAGGCGTTTGCCCGGGCCAATGCGTTCGCGCAGCTCTGCGGCATCGAGGTGGTGGAGGCCAGACCGGGCCACGCCGTGACGCGGATGACGCTGGAGGACCGCCATCGCAACCCCTTTGGCACGGCCAGCGCCGGTGCCGTGTTCATGCTGGCGGAGACTGCTTTCGGCATGGCTATCAATGCCGAGTTGGCGCCGGGTGGTCAAGGTGTGGCTGTGAACCTGGCTATCTCCTATCTGCGGCCGGGCGTGGAAGGCGTGCTGACGGCCACGGCGCGGCGCTCGGCATCGGGCGGACCGTTGGCCTCCTACGAGGTGGAGGTGCGCAACGAAGAGGGCGAGGTGATCGCCCACGCGCAGGCCATGGGCTTCTGCAAGCGTCCAAAATCTTAG
- a CDS encoding TOBE domain-containing protein → MKMSARNTIPGTVKEITRGPVNSEVVLEIAGGHEIVSMITTNSVDRLGLAPGKKASAFFKASNVMMIVDE, encoded by the coding sequence ATGAAAATGAGCGCTCGAAACACGATTCCCGGAACGGTGAAGGAAATCACCCGCGGCCCTGTGAACTCCGAGGTTGTCCTGGAGATCGCCGGCGGCCACGAGATTGTATCGATGATCACCACCAACTCTGTGGACCGTCTGGGCCTGGCTCCGGGCAAGAAGGCCAGCGCCTTCTTCAAGGCGTCCAACGTCATGATGATCGTTGACGAGTAG
- the budA gene encoding acetolactate decarboxylase, which translates to MTIYNRIRYLLFAAAVLLLAAGPSAAQTTVDRDTLYQVSTIDALMAGVYDGSFTCGDIRRHGNYGIGTFQALDGEMVVVDGHVYQVAYDGSVHEMDDAVRTPFAAVTWFEPDISFTLRNVASIKELEQAIDDRLPKKNMFYTVRVQGRFESVTARSVPAQEKPYPPLAVAAKKQNVFHLGPAVGELVGFRCPAFAEKVNVVGYHLHYIAADRQSGGHLLDLAGGPFTVLVDETPSFHLDVPTSGPFQEIDLSGDRTKALEEVEQ; encoded by the coding sequence ATGACAATATATAACAGGATACGATACCTGCTCTTCGCTGCCGCCGTCCTTCTTTTGGCGGCGGGTCCGTCCGCGGCCCAGACCACGGTCGATCGCGACACCCTGTACCAAGTCTCCACCATCGACGCGCTCATGGCCGGCGTGTACGACGGCTCCTTTACCTGCGGGGACATCCGCCGCCACGGCAACTATGGCATCGGTACGTTCCAGGCCCTGGACGGCGAGATGGTCGTGGTGGACGGCCATGTCTACCAGGTGGCCTATGACGGCAGCGTGCACGAGATGGACGACGCGGTGCGCACGCCTTTTGCCGCGGTCACGTGGTTCGAGCCGGACATCTCCTTTACGCTGCGGAACGTGGCCAGCATCAAAGAGCTGGAGCAGGCCATCGACGACCGCCTGCCCAAGAAGAACATGTTCTACACCGTGCGCGTGCAGGGCCGGTTCGAGTCGGTCACGGCGCGTAGCGTGCCGGCGCAGGAAAAGCCCTACCCGCCCCTGGCCGTGGCTGCCAAGAAGCAGAATGTTTTCCACCTCGGCCCGGCCGTGGGCGAGCTCGTGGGCTTCCGCTGCCCGGCCTTTGCCGAAAAGGTCAACGTGGTGGGCTACCACCTGCACTACATCGCCGCGGACAGACAAAGCGGCGGCCACCTGCTGGACCTCGCCGGCGGGCCCTTCACCGTGCTCGTGGATGAGACGCCGTCCTTTCACCTCGACGTGCCGACCAGCGGGCCTTTCCAGGAGATCGACCTCTCCGGCGACCGCACCAAGGCGCTGGAGGAGGTGGAGCAGTAG